A stretch of [Clostridium] scindens DNA encodes these proteins:
- a CDS encoding putative ABC transporter permease encodes MKHNFLTCGTCGWCMEILFTGLHSLQNENHKLTGNTSIWMFPIYGMASFLSPICKRLKGKSLVLRGGVYTCCIFIGEYITGSFLRKFEACPWDYSEARLNVNGLIRLDYAPLWFGAGLLFEKILCRR; translated from the coding sequence ATGAAGCATAATTTCTTAACCTGCGGAACCTGTGGGTGGTGCATGGAGATTCTGTTCACCGGCCTGCACTCTCTGCAGAACGAAAATCACAAGCTTACCGGGAATACTTCCATCTGGATGTTCCCTATCTATGGCATGGCCAGTTTCCTTTCTCCCATCTGCAAACGTTTAAAAGGCAAGAGTCTGGTGTTACGGGGAGGTGTATATACTTGCTGCATTTTTATTGGAGAATATATTACCGGCTCTTTCCTGAGGAAATTCGAAGCCTGCCCCTGGGATTACAGCGAAGCCCGGCTGAATGTTAATGGGCTGATCCGCCTCGACTATGCGCCTCTCTGGTTCGGCGCAGGATTGTTGTTTGAAAAAATTCTCTGCAGACGTTGA
- a CDS encoding nitroreductase family protein: MNTTECIRTRRSIRKFKPDPIDHFLLESIISTASYSPSWKNSQIVRYIAIEDSSILNSIINNYTPDFNSNIIRQAPMLIAVSFVKGCCGFERDGSFTTKKGDRWQMFDAGIAVQTFCLAAHEAGLGTVIMGIWDEDGITELLDLPKDQELAALIAIGHPDIHPDAPGRKSVDELLTYR, encoded by the coding sequence ATGAATACCACTGAATGTATTAGAACCAGAAGAAGCATCCGGAAGTTTAAGCCGGACCCGATAGACCATTTTCTATTAGAATCCATAATATCTACTGCATCCTATTCTCCTTCTTGGAAGAACAGTCAGATCGTCCGTTATATCGCAATTGAAGATTCTTCTATTCTTAATTCAATCATAAACAATTACACCCCAGATTTTAATTCTAATATTATCCGGCAGGCACCAATGCTGATTGCTGTATCCTTTGTCAAAGGCTGTTGCGGTTTTGAGCGTGACGGCTCCTTTACCACAAAGAAGGGCGACCGCTGGCAGATGTTCGATGCAGGCATTGCTGTACAGACGTTCTGCCTTGCCGCCCATGAGGCCGGACTTGGAACCGTTATTATGGGAATCTGGGATGAGGATGGCATCACAGAACTTCTGGATCTTCCAAAGGACCAGGAACTAGCTGCTCTGATCGCCATCGGCCACCCGGACATCCATCCGGATGCGCCCGGGCGCAAATCTGTTGATGAATTATTAACATATCGATAA
- a CDS encoding aspartate carbamoyltransferase regulatory subunit, whose translation MVKNTLNVGRIDEGFVLDHIQAGRCMDIYKYLHLDKLDCCVAIIKNAKSNKMGKKDIMKIECPIDFIDLDILGFIDHNITINIIQDSQIVDKKRLHLPKEIVNVIRCKNPRCITSIEQELDHIFVLTDKENEIYRCKYCEEKYDGR comes from the coding sequence ATGGTAAAAAACACTTTGAATGTAGGCCGGATTGATGAAGGCTTTGTATTGGATCATATCCAGGCAGGCCGATGCATGGATATCTATAAATACCTGCATCTGGATAAACTAGACTGCTGTGTCGCGATCATCAAGAATGCCAAGAGCAACAAGATGGGCAAGAAGGATATCATGAAGATTGAATGCCCTATAGACTTCATTGACCTGGACATCCTTGGATTCATTGACCACAACATCACCATCAACATTATCCAGGATTCCCAAATCGTTGACAAGAAGCGTCTCCATCTTCCAAAGGAGATTGTCAACGTGATACGGTGCAAGAATCCCAGATGCATCACTTCCATCGAGCAGGAACTGGATCACATCTTCGTGCTTACGGATAAGGAAAATGAGATCTACCGCTGCAAGTACTGCGAAGAGAAGTATGACGGCCGATAG
- the pyrB gene encoding aspartate carbamoyltransferase: protein MRHLMSPLDFSVEELDKLMDLAGDIEANPEKYAHACEGKKLATLFYEPSTRTRLSHEAAMLNLGGSILGFSSADSSSAAKGESVSDTIRTISCYADICAMRHPKEGAPMVACRHSSIPVINAGDGGHQHPTQTLTDLLTIRSLKGHLDHMTIGLCGDLKFGRTVHSLIHALVRYPGIKFVLISPEELRLPGYIRSDVLDQKQVEYEEVVRLEDALPKLDLLYMTRVQKERFFNEEDYVRMKDFYILDAKKMELAPKDMYVLHPLPRVNEISVEVDKDPRAAYFRQMQYGVYIRMALILTLLGIEV from the coding sequence ATGAGACATTTGATGAGTCCACTGGATTTTTCCGTGGAAGAATTAGACAAACTTATGGATCTTGCAGGGGACATTGAGGCAAATCCTGAAAAATACGCCCACGCGTGCGAGGGTAAGAAACTGGCAACGCTCTTCTACGAGCCAAGTACCAGGACAAGGCTCAGCCATGAGGCTGCCATGCTGAACCTGGGGGGAAGCATCCTCGGATTTTCTTCCGCTGACTCCAGTTCCGCAGCCAAGGGCGAGAGCGTTTCCGATACGATCCGTACCATCTCCTGCTATGCGGACATCTGCGCCATGCGCCATCCCAAGGAAGGCGCGCCTATGGTGGCATGCCGCCACTCTTCGATTCCGGTGATCAACGCGGGGGACGGCGGGCATCAGCACCCGACCCAGACTCTGACCGATCTTCTGACCATCCGGTCTTTAAAGGGTCATCTGGATCACATGACCATTGGCCTGTGCGGAGACTTGAAGTTTGGGCGTACCGTCCACTCGCTTATCCATGCCCTGGTCAGATATCCGGGAATCAAGTTCGTGCTCATTTCCCCGGAAGAGTTGAGGCTTCCAGGCTACATCCGCTCTGACGTGCTGGATCAGAAGCAGGTGGAATATGAGGAGGTCGTCCGCCTGGAGGATGCGCTTCCGAAACTGGATCTTCTGTATATGACCCGCGTTCAGAAGGAACGTTTCTTCAATGAGGAAGATTACGTGCGCATGAAGGATTTCTATATCCTGGATGCCAAGAAGATGGAACTTGCGCCAAAAGACATGTATGTGCTGCATCCCCTTCCGAGGGTCAATGAGATCTCCGTCGAGGTTGACAAGGATCCAAGAGCGGCGTATTTTAGGCAGATGCAGTATGGCGTATACATACGCATGGCATTGATCTTGACGCTATTAGGAATCGAAGTATAG
- a CDS encoding ATP-binding protein, translating into MRTNELMLYKHMEEGQILNDMTFLMENYANDYYNMEDMKGLLFDLVNEILELAVSHGFEGNLWHNYLTYLLASHENAYSTSCEIVGPVEGSINEVALHDFAIFKELFDYDFQALEETMGVDCLSMIRDYAGTSGHGKIFNQRIRDRICDLSRSLAKAETPEEFKAILTQFYKEFGVGKFGLHKAFRIEHMEEGTEIVPITKIAHVHLDDLVGYEIAKKKLIDNTKAFVEGRKANNCLLFGDAGTGKSSSIKAILNQYYDQGLRMIEVYKHQFQDLNDIIAQIKNRNYKFIIYMDDLSFEEFEIEYKYLKAVIEGGLERKPENVLIYATSNRRHLIKETFKDKADRDEELHTNDTVQEKLSLVARFGVTIYFGKPDKKEFQEIVRKLAQKSGIDMPEDELLLEANKWELSHGGLSGRTAQQFVDYLAGMQ; encoded by the coding sequence ATGAGAACGAATGAACTGATGCTGTACAAACATATGGAAGAAGGCCAGATATTAAACGATATGACCTTCCTGATGGAGAACTACGCCAACGATTATTATAATATGGAAGACATGAAAGGCCTCCTCTTTGATTTGGTCAATGAGATATTAGAACTGGCTGTCAGCCACGGATTCGAAGGAAACCTGTGGCACAATTACCTGACCTACCTTCTTGCCAGCCATGAGAATGCATACAGCACCTCCTGCGAGATCGTAGGGCCGGTGGAGGGAAGCATCAACGAAGTAGCCCTTCATGACTTCGCTATCTTTAAGGAACTCTTTGACTATGATTTTCAGGCGCTGGAAGAGACCATGGGCGTGGACTGCCTGTCTATGATCCGGGACTATGCAGGTACCAGCGGACACGGCAAGATATTCAACCAGAGAATCCGGGACCGTATCTGCGACCTGAGCAGAAGCCTTGCCAAGGCGGAAACGCCGGAGGAGTTCAAGGCGATCCTGACCCAGTTCTATAAAGAATTCGGCGTGGGCAAATTCGGGCTTCACAAAGCCTTTCGGATCGAGCATATGGAAGAGGGCACCGAGATCGTGCCAATTACCAAGATCGCCCATGTGCATCTGGATGACCTGGTAGGATACGAGATTGCCAAGAAGAAGCTGATCGACAATACAAAAGCCTTCGTAGAAGGAAGGAAAGCCAACAACTGCCTGCTTTTTGGTGACGCAGGGACTGGAAAGTCTTCCTCTATCAAGGCGATCCTGAACCAGTATTATGACCAGGGCCTTCGCATGATAGAAGTCTATAAACACCAGTTTCAGGATCTGAACGATATCATCGCCCAGATTAAGAACCGCAATTATAAATTTATCATCTATATGGATGACCTGTCCTTTGAAGAATTCGAGATCGAATACAAATACTTGAAAGCCGTGATTGAAGGCGGACTGGAGCGAAAGCCGGAAAACGTGCTGATCTATGCCACCTCCAACAGGCGTCATCTGATCAAGGAGACCTTTAAGGATAAGGCGGACCGGGATGAAGAACTGCACACCAATGACACGGTGCAGGAAAAACTCTCCCTGGTGGCCAGATTCGGCGTGACCATCTATTTCGGAAAGCCGGATAAGAAAGAATTCCAGGAGATTGTCCGAAAACTGGCGCAGAAAAGCGGCATAGACATGCCGGAAGATGAACTCCTTCTGGAAGCCAACAAGTGGGAATTAAGCCACGGCGGCCTGTCCGGAAGGACGGCGCAGCAGTTTGTGGATTATCTGGCCGGAATGCAGTAA
- a CDS encoding LrgB family protein, with product MSSLWSNPLFGILLSVMAFYIGGVAARKARTPIANPLLIAMVICVLVLKILHISYDDYMEGAQFVSMFLVPVTAMLGLSIYRQRKVLKEQFFPIVIGCLMGSILSMGSTVALCRLLALHADMMHSLLPKSVTTAIALDVSSQLGGIESITMMAVIICGTGGAILHPFIIKMLKLKDPVAIGVAFGTASHAIGTSKALEMGEVEGAVSGVAMGVAGICTVIIALFL from the coding sequence ATGAGTAGTCTATGGTCCAATCCTTTGTTCGGAATCCTGCTGTCGGTGATGGCATTCTATATTGGAGGCGTGGCCGCAAGGAAGGCCAGGACGCCCATCGCCAACCCGCTTCTGATCGCCATGGTGATCTGCGTGCTGGTGCTCAAGATCCTGCATATATCCTATGATGACTACATGGAAGGCGCCCAGTTTGTCTCCATGTTCCTGGTGCCCGTGACAGCCATGCTGGGACTGTCCATCTACCGCCAGAGAAAGGTGCTCAAAGAGCAGTTCTTTCCTATCGTGATCGGCTGCCTGATGGGAAGCATCCTATCTATGGGAAGCACGGTGGCATTATGCAGGCTGCTGGCCCTGCACGCAGACATGATGCACTCCCTGCTTCCAAAGTCGGTGACCACGGCGATCGCGCTGGATGTGTCATCCCAGCTTGGAGGGATAGAGTCCATTACCATGATGGCGGTCATTATCTGCGGGACGGGAGGCGCCATCCTCCATCCGTTTATTATCAAGATGCTGAAACTAAAGGATCCGGTGGCCATCGGCGTGGCATTTGGAACGGCCAGCCACGCGATCGGGACGTCCAAGGCGCTTGAGATGGGGGAAGTAGAAGGAGCCGTAAGCGGAGTAGCAATGGGAGTTGCAGGAATCTGCACCGTAATCATTGCATTATTTTTGTAA
- a CDS encoding DegT/DnrJ/EryC1/StrS family aminotransferase: MFISENHKINPSETKIWLSSPTMHPESRVYMDEAFDTNWVSTVGRNIWECEVISAQKAEVNYAVALSSGTAALHLCVKLAGECLYGKPDIGKGAVEGRRVFCSDMTFDATLNPVVYEGGIPVFIDTDAATWNMDPVALEKAFEIYPDVKLVVMAHLYGFPGDIKKIREICDKHNVLIIEDAAESMGATIDGRQTGSFGDYAAISFNGNKILTGSMGGCLLTNSLEDANKARKWSTQSRENAPWYQHEEVGYNYRMSNIVAGIIRGQYPYLEEHIRQKKAVFERYREGLKGLPVTMNPIMAGAEPNYWLSCILIDNEAMCPQVRGDHDALYRAEHGKSCPTEILENLVKFNAEGRPIWKPMHLQPMYRNHPFITVDGNGRARTNAYIEGGVEDIGADIFNRGLCLPSDNKMTEEQQELVIEIIRGCFE, from the coding sequence ATGTTTATTTCAGAAAATCATAAGATAAATCCAAGCGAGACAAAAATCTGGCTCAGTTCGCCGACGATGCACCCGGAATCAAGGGTGTATATGGATGAGGCGTTTGATACCAACTGGGTGAGTACAGTTGGAAGAAATATATGGGAATGTGAAGTTATATCAGCCCAGAAGGCAGAAGTCAACTATGCAGTTGCACTTTCCAGCGGCACAGCAGCACTGCACCTTTGCGTAAAACTGGCAGGAGAATGTCTTTATGGAAAACCGGATATCGGCAAGGGCGCTGTGGAGGGCAGGCGGGTTTTCTGCTCAGATATGACATTTGATGCTACTCTAAACCCTGTTGTTTATGAGGGCGGCATTCCTGTGTTTATTGACACAGATGCTGCCACTTGGAACATGGATCCGGTAGCGTTGGAAAAGGCGTTTGAGATTTACCCGGATGTCAAGTTGGTAGTCATGGCACACTTATATGGCTTCCCCGGCGATATTAAGAAGATACGAGAAATCTGTGACAAACATAACGTACTCATCATTGAGGACGCTGCGGAGTCGATGGGAGCGACCATTGACGGACGGCAGACAGGGTCTTTTGGTGATTATGCGGCAATTTCCTTCAATGGTAACAAAATTTTGACGGGATCAATGGGAGGCTGTCTGCTAACCAACAGCCTGGAAGACGCTAATAAAGCGAGAAAATGGAGTACCCAGAGCCGGGAAAACGCTCCCTGGTATCAGCATGAAGAGGTAGGATACAACTACCGTATGAGCAATATCGTGGCAGGCATCATACGCGGGCAGTATCCGTATCTGGAAGAGCATATAAGGCAGAAGAAAGCGGTGTTTGAGCGGTATCGGGAGGGACTGAAGGGGCTGCCTGTTACTATGAACCCTATCATGGCAGGTGCGGAGCCGAACTACTGGCTGAGCTGCATTCTGATCGACAACGAGGCTATGTGTCCACAGGTGCGTGGAGACCACGATGCACTTTACAGGGCAGAGCACGGAAAGAGTTGCCCGACTGAGATATTGGAAAATTTAGTAAAGTTTAATGCGGAGGGTCGCCCGATCTGGAAACCGATGCACTTGCAGCCGATGTACCGGAACCATCCGTTTATCACGGTTGATGGAAACGGGCGGGCGCGAACCAATGCTTACATAGAAGGCGGTGTGGAGGATATTGGAGCAGATATATTCAACAGAGGACTGTGCTTGCCTTCGGATAACAAGATGACAGAGGAACAGCAGGAACTGGTGATTGAGATTATCAGAGGGTGCTTTGAGTAG
- a CDS encoding MBL fold metallo-hydrolase, which yields MKITYLEHSGFTIEHEDVVMIFDYYKGRLPDIPAEKKVYVFASHGHYDHFKRKIFRWSDAYENVKYILSSDITDRGPKGRTIYLEPRKEIELDGMKIRTLRSTDEGVAFFVRFKEMTIFHAGDLNWWHWEDESEAYNEMMRRNYQYEIGKIEGERIDAAFLPLDLRQGEQFFWGMDYFMRHTDTSHVFPMHMWGRYEAYERLMERPESEGYRQKVMHITRTQQVFELEERKE from the coding sequence ATGAAAATTACGTATCTGGAACACAGTGGATTTACAATCGAGCATGAAGACGTGGTCATGATATTTGATTACTATAAGGGGCGGCTTCCAGATATACCTGCAGAGAAAAAAGTGTATGTATTCGCAAGCCATGGGCATTATGATCATTTTAAGCGGAAGATATTCCGGTGGTCGGATGCATATGAGAATGTCAAATATATTCTGTCCAGCGATATTACGGACCGGGGGCCAAAAGGCAGAACGATCTATCTGGAGCCCCGCAAGGAGATCGAACTGGATGGGATGAAGATCCGGACGCTTCGCTCTACGGATGAGGGCGTGGCGTTCTTTGTGCGCTTCAAAGAGATGACCATATTCCACGCGGGGGATCTGAACTGGTGGCACTGGGAGGATGAAAGCGAGGCCTACAATGAGATGATGCGCCGCAATTATCAGTATGAGATAGGCAAGATCGAGGGCGAAAGGATTGACGCAGCGTTCCTTCCTCTGGATCTTCGCCAGGGCGAACAGTTCTTCTGGGGAATGGACTATTTCATGCGGCATACGGATACGAGTCATGTATTCCCAATGCATATGTGGGGGAGATATGAGGCTTATGAGCGTCTGATGGAACGGCCGGAATCGGAAGGATACCGGCAGAAGGTCATGCATATCACCAGGACGCAGCAGGTGTTTGAACTGGAAGAGAGGAAGGAGTAG
- the rnhA gene encoding ribonuclease HI, translating into MQVKIYTDGAARGNPDGPGGYGTVLEYVDSKGELHTRELSQGYKRTTNNRMELMAVIAGLEALNRPCQVELYSDSKYVVDAFNQHWIDGWIKKGWKRGKNEPVKNIDLWQRLLKAKAPHQVQFIWVKGHDGHPQNERCDTLATTAADGDALIEDEGTPA; encoded by the coding sequence ATGCAGGTAAAGATATATACGGACGGGGCGGCGAGGGGCAACCCGGATGGGCCTGGAGGCTACGGCACGGTTCTGGAGTATGTGGATTCCAAGGGGGAATTACATACCCGGGAACTGTCCCAAGGCTATAAGCGGACCACCAACAACCGTATGGAGCTGATGGCGGTGATCGCCGGGCTGGAGGCGCTTAACCGGCCCTGCCAGGTGGAACTGTACTCCGATTCGAAATATGTGGTGGACGCATTCAACCAGCACTGGATTGACGGATGGATCAAGAAGGGCTGGAAGAGGGGAAAGAATGAGCCGGTGAAGAATATTGACCTGTGGCAGAGGCTTCTGAAGGCGAAGGCCCCCCACCAGGTTCAGTTCATCTGGGTCAAAGGCCATGACGGGCATCCCCAGAATGAGCGGTGCGATACATTGGCAACCACGGCTGCCGACGGGGATGCGCTGATCGAGGATGAAGGAACCCCTGCATAA
- a CDS encoding nucleoside-diphosphate sugar epimerase/dehydratase, whose product MSVKKQKGSNVLWVHRAILIMFVDALSVMISYFLALLLRFDFIFSRIPVNYLEGYLWSMPYWILSTIVIFYICRLYHSIWRLASVAELRMIITAYLILMVVDVAGMLFMHLRMPRSYYFMGYVLCFCMTAGTRFSYRLLRSYTNRKRQDEGKDEQDRIMIIGGGEAGQILIKELINSSRFHTKVCCVIDDNPNKRGRVLEGIPIVGDRNDILEMVEKYEVNHIIYAIPTSSAKTRKEILNICKETKCRLQTVPGVYQLLNGEVSVSTLKNVEIQDLLGREQIKVNNEEILNAIGDKIVLVTGGGGSIGSELCRQIATSNPKQLIIFDMYENNAYDIQQELIRKYPDLNLVTLIGSVRNTNRLAWLMQTYKPDIVFHAAAHKHVPLMEDSPNEAIKNNVLGTYKTATAAARAGVKKFVLISTDKAVNPTNIMGASKRLCEMVIQMMNREYKDTTFVVVRFGNVLGSNGSVIPLFKKQIADGGPVTVTHKDIIRFFMTIPEAVSLVLQAAYYAKGGEIFILDMGEPVKIDDMARNLIKLSGYTPDVDIMVEYTGLRPGEKLYEEMLMDEEGLESTENSLIHIGKPIEMDDEWFRVKLRQLDEASYREAVNMKDIVAEIVPTYRPEE is encoded by the coding sequence ATGAGTGTTAAAAAGCAAAAGGGCAGCAATGTGCTCTGGGTACATAGGGCAATATTGATAATGTTTGTAGATGCGCTAAGTGTAATGATTTCATATTTCTTAGCGCTATTGTTACGTTTTGATTTTATATTTTCACGGATTCCGGTGAATTATCTGGAAGGATATCTATGGTCCATGCCATATTGGATTCTGTCCACAATTGTGATCTTTTACATCTGCAGGCTGTATCATAGTATCTGGCGATTGGCCAGCGTGGCAGAATTAAGGATGATCATCACGGCATATCTGATCTTAATGGTGGTTGATGTGGCAGGGATGCTGTTCATGCATCTTCGTATGCCGCGTTCCTATTATTTTATGGGGTATGTGCTTTGCTTCTGCATGACGGCAGGAACAAGATTTTCCTACCGTTTGCTTCGCTCTTATACAAATAGGAAGAGGCAGGATGAAGGAAAAGACGAGCAGGACAGGATTATGATTATCGGAGGCGGAGAGGCAGGACAGATTCTGATCAAGGAACTGATTAACAGCAGCCGCTTCCATACAAAGGTGTGCTGCGTGATTGACGACAATCCGAACAAAAGAGGCCGGGTATTGGAAGGGATTCCGATTGTAGGGGACAGGAATGACATACTGGAAATGGTTGAGAAATATGAAGTGAACCATATTATCTATGCAATTCCTACTTCCAGCGCGAAGACTAGAAAAGAGATTCTGAACATCTGCAAGGAAACAAAATGCCGCCTTCAGACGGTGCCAGGGGTATACCAGTTGCTGAATGGAGAAGTGAGCGTCAGCACATTAAAGAATGTAGAGATCCAGGATTTGCTCGGACGGGAACAGATCAAGGTTAATAATGAAGAGATATTAAACGCGATTGGCGATAAGATCGTCCTGGTAACAGGAGGGGGCGGCTCGATCGGAAGCGAGTTATGCAGGCAGATAGCAACCTCAAATCCTAAGCAGTTAATCATATTTGACATGTATGAGAATAATGCTTATGATATACAACAGGAGTTAATCCGGAAATATCCGGACTTGAATCTGGTGACGCTGATCGGATCTGTCAGAAACACGAATCGGCTGGCATGGCTAATGCAGACCTATAAGCCGGATATCGTATTTCATGCGGCTGCGCATAAGCATGTGCCGCTTATGGAAGACAGCCCGAATGAGGCGATCAAGAACAATGTGCTGGGTACATATAAAACAGCAACGGCGGCTGCAAGGGCTGGCGTTAAAAAGTTTGTGCTTATTTCTACGGATAAAGCAGTCAATCCGACCAACATCATGGGCGCATCGAAACGTCTTTGCGAGATGGTAATACAGATGATGAACCGGGAGTATAAGGATACCACCTTTGTTGTGGTCCGTTTTGGAAATGTATTAGGAAGCAACGGCAGCGTGATTCCTCTATTTAAAAAGCAGATCGCGGATGGCGGGCCGGTTACGGTAACGCATAAAGATATCATACGCTTTTTTATGACCATACCGGAGGCAGTATCTTTGGTTCTTCAGGCGGCGTATTACGCCAAGGGCGGAGAGATCTTCATACTGGATATGGGCGAGCCGGTAAAAATTGATGATATGGCTAGAAACTTGATAAAATTATCCGGATATACGCCGGATGTTGACATTATGGTTGAGTATACAGGACTCCGGCCAGGCGAGAAATTATATGAAGAAATGCTGATGGACGAGGAAGGCTTGGAAAGCACAGAGAACTCACTGATTCATATTGGAAAGCCAATTGAGATGGACGATGAGTGGTTTAGAGTGAAACTTAGGCAGTTAGATGAGGCTAGTTATAGGGAAGCGGTGAATATGAAAGATATTGTGGCGGAGATTGTGCCTACTTATCGGCCTGAGGAATGA
- a CDS encoding MogA/MoaB family molybdenum cofactor biosynthesis protein, with translation MRVAIITANTDIYRGREENESGEVIKKIVEEAGLEIVFMRALPTDRKVLSTVMQRMADNHLTDLILTTGGAGCGPMDCTPEATMDVVERPLLGIPEAMRAHTMKLTKRSMLNRAAAGIRQDVLIVNLPGKAGAVKESLRYLLPELVHAVNVIKGEA, from the coding sequence ATGAGGGTCGCAATTATTACAGCAAACACAGACATATACAGAGGCAGGGAAGAAAATGAAAGTGGAGAAGTAATTAAGAAGATTGTAGAGGAGGCAGGGCTTGAGATCGTATTCATGCGGGCATTGCCTACAGACCGGAAGGTACTGTCAACAGTGATGCAGAGGATGGCCGACAATCATCTGACAGACTTGATCCTGACCACGGGAGGCGCCGGATGCGGCCCTATGGACTGCACGCCGGAGGCTACTATGGACGTTGTTGAACGGCCGCTTCTAGGGATACCGGAGGCAATGCGGGCGCACACCATGAAGCTCACCAAGCGTTCCATGCTCAACCGGGCCGCAGCGGGAATCCGCCAGGATGTGCTGATCGTGAATCTCCCAGGCAAGGCCGGGGCGGTAAAGGAAAGCCTCAGATATCTGCTTCCCGAACTGGTACATGCTGTGAATGTGATCAAGGGAGAGGCATAA
- a CDS encoding PH domain-containing protein — MIDFKNSEYVKMKEIDPGSIFAEVQPLLINGEEVIGAYKAMRDYCVFTNKRVIAVNVQGVTGKKKDFSSLPYSKITAFSVETAGVFDMDSELEMYFSGLGKVKFEFTGRSNIVQIGQIIGTFAL, encoded by the coding sequence ATGATTGATTTTAAGAACAGCGAATATGTAAAAATGAAAGAGATAGACCCCGGGTCAATATTTGCAGAAGTCCAGCCACTATTAATCAATGGCGAAGAGGTCATCGGCGCTTATAAAGCCATGAGAGACTACTGTGTATTTACGAACAAGCGGGTAATCGCAGTTAACGTACAAGGAGTGACTGGTAAGAAGAAAGACTTTTCCTCCCTTCCGTATTCTAAAATAACTGCTTTTTCTGTAGAGACTGCAGGCGTATTCGATATGGACAGCGAACTGGAAATGTATTTCAGCGGTCTTGGCAAAGTCAAGTTTGAATTTACCGGCAGAAGTAATATCGTACAGATCGGCCAGATTATTGGTACCTTTGCATTATAA
- the pheA gene encoding prephenate dehydratase, with protein sequence MPTLEELRIRLDEVDEQMVRLFEERMSICEEVGEYKVKNGRKVLDRQRERDKLQDVAGMVATDFNKKAVQELYDQLMSMSRKLQYQQLVKAGALGRLPFIGVSSLDDKNARIVFPGTEGAYSQAATKNYFGEDCNNFYVRTFRDAMEAIEEGAADFAVLPIENSTAGSVDEMYDLLVEFENYIVGETIIPIVNTLAGLPGTELADIQRVYSKGVALMQASRFLDEHGDWQQISVANTAIAAKKVLDEQDKTQAAVCSAYAAKVHGLAVLADNINDDHGNSTRFIVVTNQKIFLKDAKKISICFELPHESGSLYHLLSHFIYNDLNMTRIESRPVEGKNWEYRFFIDFEGNLADPAVKNAIRGLREESINLKILGNY encoded by the coding sequence ATGCCAACGTTAGAGGAACTGAGAATAAGGTTAGACGAGGTTGATGAACAGATGGTCAGACTCTTTGAGGAGAGAATGAGCATCTGTGAAGAAGTCGGAGAATATAAGGTAAAGAATGGAAGAAAAGTGCTGGACCGCCAGAGAGAGCGGGACAAACTTCAGGATGTGGCCGGGATGGTAGCCACGGACTTCAATAAGAAAGCGGTGCAGGAACTCTATGACCAGCTGATGTCCATGAGCAGGAAGCTGCAGTATCAGCAGCTGGTCAAAGCAGGGGCCCTGGGCAGGCTTCCATTTATCGGGGTGTCCTCCCTGGATGACAAGAACGCGAGGATCGTATTTCCGGGAACGGAGGGCGCATACAGCCAGGCGGCTACTAAGAATTACTTTGGGGAGGACTGCAACAACTTTTACGTGCGGACCTTCCGGGATGCCATGGAAGCCATAGAAGAAGGAGCGGCGGACTTTGCCGTGCTTCCTATCGAGAACTCTACGGCAGGCTCTGTGGATGAGATGTATGACCTGCTGGTGGAATTTGAAAACTATATCGTAGGAGAGACGATCATTCCGATCGTCAATACGCTTGCCGGACTACCGGGAACAGAACTGGCGGATATCCAGCGGGTATACTCAAAAGGCGTGGCTCTGATGCAGGCATCCCGCTTCCTGGACGAGCACGGCGACTGGCAGCAGATCAGCGTGGCCAATACGGCGATTGCGGCAAAGAAGGTGCTGGATGAGCAGGATAAGACCCAGGCGGCCGTGTGCAGCGCCTATGCGGCCAAGGTGCATGGCCTGGCGGTGCTGGCGGATAATATCAATGATGATCATGGGAATTCCACCAGATTCATCGTGGTCACCAACCAGAAGATCTTCCTGAAAGATGCGAAGAAGATCAGCATCTGCTTCGAACTGCCGCATGAGAGCGGCTCTTTGTACCACCTGCTGTCTCATTTCATATATAATGACCTGAACATGACCAGGATCGAATCCAGGCCGGTAGAAGGGAAGAACTGGGAATACCGCTTCTTTATCGACTTTGAAGGAAATCTGGCGGATCCGGCGGTAAAAAACGCGATCCGCGGCCTGCGGGAAGAAAGCATTAATCTGAAGATACTGGGAAATTATTAA